The following proteins come from a genomic window of Bremerella alba:
- a CDS encoding AMP-dependent synthetase/ligase: protein MDTGGEIQQTDSIAAIFLKRVRADLKSPALWSRAANSVYEETTWEQLLLEVGSMTAALAKQGVTHGTRVVQLSDNRREWITLDLALQFLGAWHVPISTHASLSQIREILDHCDPALIVVESTLKDGWIAKSAADTVTTICYDHDGSSQALVMSELTTDLSTSVELALADLEQHASRIDPDDVCSLVYTSGTTGPPKGVMLTHRNLAFDAMAVVHAYEEKPADKRLSFLPFSHLYARTCDVYTWIARGSQLALAFSRESILADCQAIQPSLINGVPYFYQKVVEGLKAKDKLATPGALQTVLGGEVRMCASGGAALAGFVIEAFEKQGLPLLEGYGLTEASPVIAVSTEGARCAGSVGKKLTGVEVRISEHGELETRGPHVMKGYYQDEESTRQVMDGDWLRTGDIGLIDEDGFVWITGRQKEMLVLSTGRKVNPAALELAISSDPLVAQAIVCGEGCKCLSALLVPDPDQLRKRIKEAKLWVFSKRQALQHPTVRGWYRDILDCQLANRADYEQVGPYTVLGQGFTPATGEMTAKLSLRRDAILKNYQDTIQQMYKPQEVSPPWWKVWSS from the coding sequence ATGGATACGGGGGGAGAGATCCAGCAAACCGATTCGATCGCGGCCATCTTTCTAAAGCGGGTCCGCGCCGACTTGAAATCGCCTGCCCTGTGGTCGCGAGCGGCAAACTCTGTTTATGAAGAAACGACCTGGGAACAACTGCTTCTCGAGGTCGGCAGCATGACGGCTGCTCTGGCAAAGCAAGGGGTTACCCACGGCACGCGAGTCGTTCAACTGAGCGACAATCGTCGCGAGTGGATCACGCTCGATTTAGCATTGCAGTTTCTCGGTGCCTGGCATGTGCCCATCAGTACCCATGCGTCGCTCAGTCAGATTCGCGAGATCTTAGATCACTGCGATCCGGCGCTGATCGTCGTCGAGTCGACACTCAAAGATGGGTGGATCGCTAAAAGTGCTGCGGATACCGTCACAACGATTTGCTACGATCACGACGGTTCGTCCCAGGCTTTGGTCATGTCTGAACTGACTACCGATTTATCAACGTCGGTAGAACTTGCACTAGCCGACCTGGAACAACACGCAAGTCGCATCGACCCGGATGACGTCTGCTCGTTGGTCTATACCAGCGGCACGACCGGACCACCGAAGGGGGTAATGCTCACGCATCGAAACCTGGCCTTCGACGCCATGGCGGTGGTGCATGCGTACGAAGAAAAGCCGGCCGACAAGCGGTTGAGCTTTCTGCCGTTTAGTCATTTGTATGCTCGGACGTGCGATGTCTACACATGGATTGCCCGGGGATCGCAACTGGCGTTGGCGTTTTCGCGCGAGTCGATATTGGCCGATTGCCAGGCGATCCAGCCATCGCTGATCAATGGGGTTCCTTACTTCTATCAAAAGGTTGTCGAAGGCCTGAAAGCGAAAGATAAGCTGGCAACGCCTGGTGCGCTGCAAACGGTCTTGGGTGGCGAAGTGCGGATGTGTGCTAGTGGGGGTGCTGCATTGGCTGGCTTCGTGATCGAGGCGTTTGAGAAACAAGGCCTCCCGCTGCTGGAAGGGTACGGTCTGACCGAGGCCTCGCCGGTGATCGCCGTTTCGACCGAAGGAGCCCGCTGCGCTGGCAGTGTCGGTAAGAAGCTGACAGGCGTCGAGGTGCGAATCTCAGAGCACGGCGAGCTTGAAACGCGCGGTCCGCATGTCATGAAGGGCTATTACCAAGACGAAGAATCAACGCGGCAAGTGATGGACGGCGACTGGTTGCGTACCGGCGATATCGGCCTGATCGATGAAGATGGCTTTGTGTGGATCACCGGGCGACAGAAAGAAATGCTGGTCCTTTCAACCGGTCGGAAGGTCAATCCGGCGGCGTTGGAACTGGCCATCAGCAGCGATCCTCTGGTCGCCCAGGCAATTGTATGTGGCGAAGGCTGTAAGTGTCTCTCGGCACTGCTTGTCCCCGATCCAGATCAACTGCGTAAGAGAATCAAAGAAGCCAAGCTGTGGGTGTTTTCCAAACGGCAAGCACTTCAGCACCCGACGGTCCGCGGTTGGTATCGCGACATCCTCGATTGTCAGCTGGCCAATCGGGCCGATTACGAACAGGTCGGACCGTATACGGTCCTTGGCCAAGGCTTCACGCCAGCGACCGGAGAAATGACCGCCAAGCTAAGTCTTCGAAGGGATGCCATCCTGAAAAATTATCAGGATACGATTCAACAAATGTACAAACCTCAAGAAGTGTCGCCGCCCTGGTGGAAGGTCTGGTCGTCCTAA
- a CDS encoding acyl-CoA dehydrogenase family protein gives MSSDTTNSSASENKPEDVQETSFAETALTLGGKSADEARRTGAIDSADDQVEKLFQPQYQTANSPAHRAVWDRGIPVELFESNPVETPPEIRKVMDDSLEVVRGFQKSKTITDENGKIRNEVLQGLADAGYWGLLVDKKYGGSGTPFRAFAPFLTEMAMIDPTLAGLASVHGCIGAVDPVSTFGNEEQKQRYLPKLASGEKLSAFALTEPGAGSDLSALRTTAKLDGDSYVLNGEKLFITNVVPGRTIGAVCLIDEVPAVLVVDLPPEENENFQLRKYGIWALKHTYNQGIIFKDFRVPKENLLLPGKGNGLTIAYHGLNLGRISLCANAAGTMRLMMASMIPWIHFRETYGEPIAKRELVQRRLGKLAGMIVASDALVAWCSTLIDAGYRGEMECIIAKIFGSESQKEAAIELFMKTHGGRSFLHGHMFGDNVHEYLAPCIYEGEGEMLGMAFFKSLVKKHGTQFFEPIGKALHEAGIKNPNPFNPAHAWALKGAIAPYASWMMKEYVGSKPSPKLPQMQEDLKAHAQFAADRLQDMPLHISGTMRKHQLKLADRQCRMSYLSQNVQDLMTILCTSLYAAKHENETVRAAADIACRDLKRKILLTRPSDRYFRRVSEVGAMVAEGNFPGVDVPPDEIMMRYDK, from the coding sequence ATGAGCAGTGACACGACCAACTCTTCGGCCTCAGAAAACAAGCCGGAAGACGTTCAAGAGACTTCCTTCGCCGAAACCGCGCTCACCCTCGGCGGTAAAAGTGCCGACGAAGCGCGGCGCACAGGGGCCATCGACTCTGCGGACGATCAAGTTGAGAAGCTCTTCCAGCCGCAATATCAAACGGCCAACAGCCCTGCGCATCGTGCGGTGTGGGATCGTGGTATTCCGGTCGAGCTGTTCGAATCGAACCCGGTCGAAACGCCGCCCGAGATTCGCAAGGTAATGGACGACAGCCTGGAGGTCGTCCGTGGCTTTCAAAAGAGCAAAACCATCACCGATGAGAACGGGAAGATCCGCAACGAGGTGCTGCAGGGTCTCGCCGATGCAGGCTACTGGGGCTTGCTGGTCGATAAGAAATATGGCGGCAGCGGCACGCCGTTTCGTGCGTTCGCCCCGTTTCTCACCGAAATGGCAATGATCGACCCAACCTTGGCCGGTTTGGCTTCGGTGCACGGGTGTATTGGTGCTGTCGATCCGGTGAGCACCTTTGGAAACGAAGAGCAGAAGCAGCGGTACTTGCCCAAGCTGGCTAGTGGCGAAAAGCTTTCGGCTTTCGCATTGACTGAACCGGGTGCAGGTTCTGACCTGAGCGCCCTGCGGACAACGGCTAAGCTCGATGGTGACTCGTACGTCCTCAACGGGGAGAAGCTCTTCATCACTAACGTGGTGCCAGGCAGAACGATCGGTGCGGTGTGTCTGATCGACGAAGTGCCGGCGGTGCTGGTTGTCGATCTGCCGCCGGAAGAGAACGAAAACTTCCAACTTCGTAAGTACGGTATTTGGGCTCTCAAGCATACCTACAACCAGGGCATCATCTTTAAGGACTTCCGCGTCCCGAAAGAGAACTTGCTGCTGCCCGGCAAAGGCAACGGCCTGACGATTGCCTATCACGGGCTCAATCTGGGTCGTATCAGTTTGTGTGCCAACGCGGCCGGTACGATGCGGCTGATGATGGCCAGTATGATTCCTTGGATTCACTTCCGCGAAACGTACGGCGAACCGATTGCCAAACGAGAACTGGTTCAGCGCCGCTTAGGCAAACTGGCCGGGATGATTGTTGCTTCCGACGCGTTAGTGGCTTGGTGCAGTACGCTGATCGACGCAGGCTACCGTGGCGAGATGGAATGCATCATCGCCAAGATCTTCGGTAGCGAATCGCAGAAGGAAGCGGCGATCGAGCTCTTCATGAAAACGCACGGCGGACGTTCGTTCCTGCATGGGCACATGTTTGGCGATAACGTCCACGAGTACCTGGCTCCTTGCATCTATGAAGGAGAAGGCGAAATGCTCGGGATGGCGTTCTTCAAGTCGCTGGTGAAAAAGCACGGCACGCAGTTCTTCGAGCCGATCGGCAAGGCGTTGCACGAAGCGGGAATTAAGAATCCGAACCCGTTCAATCCGGCCCATGCCTGGGCGCTCAAAGGGGCAATTGCTCCGTATGCTAGTTGGATGATGAAAGAATACGTGGGTAGCAAGCCAAGTCCGAAGCTGCCGCAAATGCAGGAAGATTTAAAGGCCCACGCCCAGTTTGCCGCTGACCGCCTACAAGATATGCCGCTGCATATCTCTGGCACCATGCGGAAGCATCAGCTGAAACTAGCCGACCGTCAGTGCCGGATGTCGTACCTGTCGCAAAACGTGCAAGACCTTATGACGATTCTGTGTACGTCGCTCTACGCGGCTAAGCACGAGAACGAAACCGTCCGGGCAGCAGCCGATATTGCCTGTCGAGATCTGAAGCGGAAGATCCTTTTGACGCGGCCCAGCGATCGCTACTTCCGCCGCGTTTCGGAAGTGGGAGCCATGGTCGCCGAAGGAAACTTCCCCGGCGTCGACGTTCCCCCAGACGAAATCATGATGCGGTATGATAAGTAA
- the ispD gene encoding 2-C-methyl-D-erythritol 4-phosphate cytidylyltransferase, translated as MIKFSVILPAAGRSTRFGGGELKKVYVSLLGQPVWLHCARRFAARPDVSDVVIVISPDDEPYFREQFADVCDELGIQIVLGGETRTDSIANAVDALDSSSEFIAIHDAARPGIDDAMIDAVFNSAAGSGAAILALPVPGTLKRVSIEGKIVENVPREGVWEAQTPQVFRRQLILEAYEKFRHEPATDDASLVQRLGHQVAVVRGAMKNLKITTKDDLAVAEQLLAD; from the coding sequence TTGATCAAATTCAGTGTTATCTTGCCTGCCGCCGGTCGCAGTACTCGTTTCGGTGGTGGCGAACTAAAGAAGGTCTACGTTTCGCTGCTCGGACAACCGGTTTGGCTGCACTGCGCTCGACGGTTTGCCGCTCGGCCTGACGTGAGCGATGTGGTCATCGTCATTTCCCCAGACGACGAGCCCTACTTCCGCGAGCAGTTCGCCGATGTCTGCGATGAACTGGGAATTCAGATCGTTTTAGGTGGCGAAACGCGTACCGACTCGATCGCCAACGCTGTCGACGCGTTGGATTCCAGCAGCGAGTTCATCGCCATTCACGATGCGGCCCGGCCTGGCATTGACGATGCGATGATCGACGCCGTGTTCAACAGTGCGGCTGGAAGTGGCGCGGCGATTCTCGCATTGCCGGTTCCTGGCACGCTGAAACGCGTTTCCATCGAAGGCAAGATTGTCGAGAACGTGCCCCGCGAAGGCGTGTGGGAAGCTCAAACCCCCCAGGTCTTTCGTCGGCAGTTGATTCTCGAAGCCTACGAGAAGTTCCGCCACGAGCCAGCAACTGACGATGCCAGCCTGGTGCAGCGACTAGGGCACCAGGTCGCGGTAGTGCGTGGTGCGATGAAGAACTTGAAGATCACCACGAAGGACGATCTTGCCGTGGCCGAGCAGCTTCTGGCGGACTAA
- the tyrS gene encoding tyrosine--tRNA ligase, with protein MPVSLDNETPNGGDPGQMNDIFAELSWRGLINQTTGDDSFGTWLNEQSRTVYAGFDPTAESLHVGHMLPLMLLRRFQAAGHKPIALVGGATGMIGDPSGKSAERNLLSVEQLQANVDAIKVQMGQFLDFEASGSGAVLVNNFDWMRSFSYLDFLRDIGKNFPVNVMMAKDSVKGRLERDDAGLSYTEFSYMLLQAYDFVHLFDKHGCTLQIGGSDQWGNITAGIDLGRRMRSAQLFGMTCPLLTKSDGTKMGKTESGAIWLSAERTSPYAFYQYWINVADEDAGKCLRFLTELEREEIESLDKAREEEPHKRQSQKRLAEALTQLVHGSEGVTSAQRATEIFFGGEIDNLSDKQLTEIFADVPSQELSRERLTAAEGLNIVDAFIEAGLCKSKGDARRTISQGGAYVNNRRVEEVDKALGTDDLASETVMVLRSGKKKYALLRFA; from the coding sequence ATGCCCGTTTCTCTCGATAACGAAACACCTAACGGCGGCGATCCTGGGCAGATGAACGATATTTTCGCAGAACTCTCGTGGCGTGGTCTCATCAATCAAACCACCGGGGACGACTCGTTCGGCACCTGGTTGAACGAGCAATCGCGGACCGTCTACGCCGGGTTCGATCCGACTGCCGAAAGCCTGCATGTGGGGCATATGCTGCCGCTGATGTTGTTGCGTCGCTTTCAAGCGGCAGGGCACAAGCCGATTGCGCTGGTCGGTGGTGCGACCGGGATGATCGGCGACCCCAGCGGAAAGAGTGCCGAACGCAACTTGCTATCCGTTGAACAGTTGCAGGCTAATGTCGATGCCATCAAGGTTCAGATGGGCCAGTTTCTCGACTTTGAAGCTTCAGGCAGTGGGGCCGTGCTGGTCAACAACTTTGACTGGATGCGAAGCTTCAGCTACCTCGACTTCCTCCGCGACATTGGGAAGAACTTCCCGGTAAACGTGATGATGGCGAAAGACTCGGTGAAAGGGCGTCTGGAACGCGACGACGCCGGTCTCAGCTACACCGAATTCAGCTACATGCTGCTACAGGCCTACGACTTCGTACACTTGTTTGACAAGCACGGCTGCACGCTGCAAATTGGCGGCAGCGATCAATGGGGCAACATCACCGCCGGGATCGACCTGGGGCGGCGGATGCGATCGGCCCAGCTTTTCGGTATGACCTGCCCGCTGCTGACTAAGAGCGACGGAACCAAGATGGGCAAGACCGAGTCGGGGGCTATTTGGCTTTCGGCTGAACGCACAAGCCCTTACGCGTTCTACCAATACTGGATCAACGTTGCTGACGAAGATGCTGGCAAGTGCCTTCGCTTTTTGACGGAGCTTGAGCGAGAAGAGATCGAATCGCTCGATAAGGCTCGCGAAGAAGAACCCCACAAGCGTCAAAGCCAGAAGCGATTGGCCGAAGCACTTACCCAGTTGGTACACGGCAGCGAAGGGGTCACGAGTGCTCAGCGAGCGACCGAGATTTTCTTCGGCGGCGAGATCGACAATCTGAGCGACAAGCAGTTGACCGAGATTTTCGCCGATGTTCCCAGCCAAGAGCTGAGTCGCGAACGATTGACTGCCGCCGAAGGATTGAACATCGTCGATGCGTTCATCGAAGCAGGGCTGTGCAAAAGCAAAGGGGACGCACGTCGAACCATTTCGCAGGGCGGAGCTTACGTCAATAATCGCCGCGTAGAAGAGGTCGACAAGGCCTTGGGAACCGACGACCTGGCCAGCGAAACAGTCATGGTGCTTCGCAGCGGTAAAAAGAAGTACGCCCTACTGCGATTCGCTTAG
- a CDS encoding DNA polymerase ligase N-terminal domain-containing protein produces the protein MPRYAILHHTTPSNAEKPDHYDLLLEDGDLLKTFTLESFPEVGLPVRAIADFDHRLIYLDYEGPVSDNRGEVTRADEGTFSWIIRQDDLATVHLQGERLQGRLILEIQDSSGDSCMGDEAGGS, from the coding sequence ATGCCGCGCTACGCGATCCTTCACCACACAACGCCCTCCAATGCCGAGAAGCCAGATCACTACGATCTGCTTCTCGAAGATGGCGACCTGCTAAAGACCTTCACGCTCGAGAGCTTTCCGGAGGTCGGCCTGCCGGTGCGAGCGATCGCTGACTTCGACCATCGCTTGATCTATCTCGACTACGAAGGCCCCGTATCTGATAATCGCGGCGAGGTAACCAGGGCCGACGAAGGGACGTTTAGCTGGATCATTCGACAAGACGACCTGGCCACCGTTCATCTGCAAGGCGAGCGGCTCCAAGGTCGCTTGATCCTTGAGATTCAAGATTCGTCGGGCGACTCTTGCATGGGCGACGAAGCAGGCGGATCTTGA
- a CDS encoding DUF11 domain-containing protein encodes MLLLTTLWIAVVSAGCARLRVPSIDPTGQRVFAQDSTSVDCNLGCFNQQPAFRQPAPLSPCPAPGVTPLTPLPAPPKGLVDTEALQLSPSRVVAPVGTEVVLVAGLNRKKHLHEAGRPMNWILSRESVGYITEVGQDSNMFDLVSNRNYGVQGPDFATSSTLLCDKTIDRGTELPGDDVRVLKGQTWMSVSSASPGVSRVTALAPTFENWPARQQTATIYWVDAQWQFPNAVVVPAGDKAVLTTTVLRQTNRQPVADWKVQYEILDGPASAFLVNGSPAAQGAPIESRSDANGFATVELAPLSNQAGTAQVRVTIIQPNLDPESNAENLILGSGVTTVTWSAPQLAVDMTGPQVAEFNAQAVYNINVQNGGDVAARNTLVSVILPPGLTYESSVPAAQQMGNRLEWSIGDLEARGFRQISLTTRVQKSGTIENCVTATAEPGLRSEDCTSTQIAVDAIHLEMTGPEAVTVGDPVVYEVIIRNTGDQPLNNMKLEDVFDDGLVYPNQNSPIFNDLGSLGIGQAKTIRLNFQTQTPGRFCHRLTVSADGVQGKSSTACVSVNPPPQEPTFTLELRAPASREVGQPILFRAVLTNTGATPLNNVVVEETVDPSFQVTGRTDPARDEQNKVIWTFPRIQPNQQAILEVQCQANSPIAQACNRITARTDEGITHNAQTCTTVTASSQPAAEAPPTVGQNGQNNGGNQPVTGQLEVTMTELQDGIPAGQNVRYYLTIKNGRNVDDENVQIMLRLGDGMRFLSLAGPVNPQVSRSPDGLTVGVQPLQFLRAGESVSFHVDIQTSTPGKKIVKAEVRSQRSPQGVSVEEDTTVY; translated from the coding sequence ATGTTGCTCCTTACGACGCTATGGATTGCGGTCGTCAGCGCTGGCTGTGCGCGTCTTCGTGTTCCCAGCATTGATCCAACCGGACAGCGTGTCTTCGCACAGGACTCGACGTCGGTCGACTGCAACCTGGGCTGTTTCAATCAGCAACCAGCTTTCCGGCAACCAGCTCCCCTTTCGCCCTGCCCTGCCCCTGGCGTGACTCCATTAACCCCGCTGCCGGCTCCTCCCAAGGGACTTGTCGATACCGAGGCCTTACAGCTTTCCCCCTCACGTGTTGTTGCTCCGGTGGGCACCGAAGTCGTTCTGGTTGCGGGACTAAACCGCAAGAAGCATCTGCACGAAGCGGGCCGCCCGATGAATTGGATTCTGTCGCGTGAAAGCGTCGGCTATATCACCGAAGTGGGGCAGGACTCGAATATGTTCGACCTGGTCTCAAACCGAAACTACGGCGTTCAAGGCCCCGACTTCGCTACCAGCAGCACGCTACTTTGCGATAAAACGATCGATCGCGGAACCGAACTTCCCGGCGACGATGTTCGCGTGTTGAAAGGTCAAACTTGGATGTCGGTCAGCTCGGCGTCTCCTGGGGTTAGCCGCGTGACAGCGCTGGCCCCGACGTTCGAGAACTGGCCAGCACGTCAACAAACGGCCACCATTTACTGGGTCGATGCGCAGTGGCAGTTTCCCAACGCGGTCGTGGTGCCTGCTGGGGATAAGGCAGTTCTTACGACCACCGTGCTGCGGCAGACCAATCGGCAGCCTGTCGCCGACTGGAAGGTCCAATACGAAATCCTCGACGGCCCCGCTTCGGCGTTCCTGGTTAATGGAAGCCCAGCGGCCCAAGGGGCCCCCATCGAATCACGCAGCGATGCCAACGGTTTCGCAACCGTCGAACTGGCACCACTCTCCAATCAAGCCGGAACCGCCCAGGTTCGCGTTACGATCATTCAGCCCAACTTAGATCCCGAGAGCAATGCGGAAAACCTGATCCTTGGTTCCGGCGTGACGACGGTTACCTGGAGTGCTCCGCAATTGGCCGTCGACATGACCGGTCCTCAGGTTGCCGAATTCAACGCCCAAGCGGTTTATAATATCAACGTCCAGAACGGGGGCGATGTGGCGGCCCGTAATACTTTAGTCAGCGTGATCCTTCCACCGGGGCTGACCTACGAATCGAGTGTTCCGGCTGCCCAGCAAATGGGGAACCGCCTGGAATGGTCGATCGGCGACCTGGAAGCTCGCGGCTTCCGTCAGATCTCGCTAACCACCCGGGTACAGAAGTCCGGCACCATCGAAAACTGCGTGACAGCCACCGCTGAGCCTGGACTGCGAAGCGAAGACTGCACCAGCACGCAAATCGCGGTCGATGCCATCCACCTGGAAATGACCGGACCCGAAGCCGTCACCGTGGGCGACCCTGTAGTGTACGAAGTCATTATCCGAAACACGGGGGATCAACCGCTCAACAATATGAAGTTGGAAGATGTCTTCGACGACGGCTTGGTTTATCCGAACCAGAATAGCCCGATCTTTAACGACCTGGGATCGCTGGGCATTGGTCAAGCGAAGACAATTCGCTTGAACTTCCAAACCCAGACGCCAGGACGTTTCTGCCATCGGCTGACAGTCTCGGCCGACGGCGTCCAAGGGAAGTCCTCCACGGCATGCGTCTCCGTTAATCCACCACCTCAGGAACCGACCTTCACCCTGGAACTGCGAGCCCCGGCCAGCCGTGAAGTGGGTCAACCAATCCTGTTCCGTGCGGTGCTAACCAATACCGGTGCGACACCACTGAACAACGTGGTTGTTGAAGAAACAGTCGATCCAAGCTTCCAAGTTACCGGACGAACGGACCCTGCTCGTGACGAGCAGAACAAGGTTATCTGGACGTTTCCACGTATCCAGCCCAATCAACAGGCAATCTTGGAAGTTCAATGCCAGGCCAATAGCCCGATCGCTCAGGCATGCAATCGAATCACGGCCCGGACCGATGAAGGGATCACGCATAATGCCCAAACCTGCACGACCGTCACGGCTTCGAGTCAGCCGGCTGCGGAAGCTCCGCCGACGGTCGGTCAGAACGGGCAGAACAACGGCGGCAACCAACCGGTAACCGGCCAGCTGGAAGTGACCATGACCGAACTGCAAGATGGCATCCCTGCCGGTCAGAACGTTCGCTATTACCTCACGATCAAGAACGGCCGGAACGTCGACGACGAGAATGTCCAGATCATGCTTCGATTGGGCGATGGCATGCGATTTTTATCCCTTGCTGGCCCAGTGAATCCGCAAGTCTCGCGGTCACCCGATGGACTGACGGTGGGTGTGCAGCCGCTGCAGTTCCTGCGGGCCGGCGAGTCGGTTAGTTTCCATGTTGATATCCAAACATCGACGCCTGGTAAAAAGATAGTCAAGGCAGAAGTTCGCAGCCAACGTTCACCGCAAGGAGTTTCGGTCGAAGAAGACACGACCGTCTACTGA